One genomic window of Synergistes jonesii includes the following:
- a CDS encoding TRAP transporter small permease: MKRLLTFLNKYMEETILVFGITVMILAIFFQVVTRYFFNYSLAWSEELARYIFIWQVWLAVPYAVIKGRHIRLDLLPDIVGSTGKFVLHMIFFAVSVGFFAFLSWQSISVVKGVMAMNQLTPVIHIPKWICYLSVPVGSLLAVLRFIQYGALRVMRFIKDPNDSALFVLDAEDKELIEEGSC, translated from the coding sequence ATGAAAAGATTACTGACCTTTCTTAACAAATACATGGAAGAGACGATATTAGTATTTGGCATTACCGTTATGATACTGGCCATTTTCTTCCAAGTAGTTACAAGATATTTCTTCAATTATTCTCTTGCCTGGTCCGAAGAACTAGCTAGATATATATTTATTTGGCAGGTCTGGCTCGCCGTACCCTATGCTGTAATCAAAGGACGCCACATTCGTCTTGATCTGCTTCCTGATATCGTAGGATCTACAGGCAAGTTCGTCCTTCATATGATATTCTTTGCGGTTAGCGTAGGCTTTTTCGCGTTTCTGTCGTGGCAGTCGATATCCGTAGTTAAGGGGGTAATGGCAATGAACCAGTTGACGCCTGTAATCCACATACCAAAATGGATCTGTTATTTATCCGTTCCTGTGGGAAGTCTCCTTGCCGTGCTTCGTTTCATTCAGTACGGAGCATTGCGCGTAATGCGCTTTATAAAGGATCCTAATGACTCAGCCTTATTTGTATTAGACGCAGAGGATAAAGAACTGATTGAGGAAGGAAGTTGTTAA
- a CDS encoding TRAP transporter substrate-binding protein codes for MKKLFVLVGLLVCLVLAISGVSYAADMPKVSATFCNMLAPDHPQSAAAKILANEVAKETNGNFTIGLQFNGALGSDAETVEATIMGTMNMTGPSAATLATVDPNWYILDVPYVFLSKEQARRALDGDLGKYLSDSLEKSHGLICLGIGESGMRNLSNNKKGIKAVSDLSGMKIRVLENKYHIATFKALGANPTAMAFAEVYTALQTHQIDGQDNPITITCTNKFYEVQKFYTLTQHMFCANTVCVNAKWFHSLPASYQKILRDAVKHMIAEQRKLVDKSELANIKEMQSHGCEINELTPAQKTQFVNATKKVRDAFVTEYGKKGQTMLDLAAKYKK; via the coding sequence ATGAAAAAACTATTCGTACTGGTCGGTTTACTGGTTTGTCTTGTGTTGGCAATAAGTGGCGTTTCCTATGCCGCCGATATGCCGAAGGTGTCCGCAACGTTCTGCAATATGCTGGCACCTGATCACCCGCAGAGCGCCGCAGCGAAGATTCTGGCTAATGAGGTTGCCAAGGAGACGAACGGCAATTTTACGATTGGGCTCCAGTTTAACGGCGCCCTTGGTTCGGACGCTGAAACTGTAGAGGCAACGATTATGGGAACAATGAATATGACTGGCCCGTCGGCTGCTACGCTCGCCACAGTTGATCCTAACTGGTATATCCTTGACGTACCTTATGTATTCCTTTCCAAGGAACAGGCAAGAAGAGCTCTTGACGGCGATTTGGGCAAATATCTGTCTGACAGCCTTGAGAAGTCTCACGGTCTTATCTGCCTCGGCATCGGCGAATCAGGAATGCGCAACCTGTCGAACAACAAGAAAGGAATCAAGGCGGTATCCGATCTGTCAGGCATGAAAATCCGTGTGCTTGAGAACAAATACCACATTGCCACATTCAAAGCTCTAGGTGCCAATCCTACGGCTATGGCTTTTGCAGAGGTCTATACGGCATTGCAGACGCACCAAATTGACGGTCAGGATAACCCAATTACCATCACTTGTACGAATAAGTTCTACGAAGTCCAGAAATTCTACACATTGACGCAGCATATGTTCTGTGCTAACACTGTCTGCGTTAATGCGAAATGGTTCCACTCTCTTCCGGCGTCCTATCAGAAGATCCTCCGCGACGCAGTAAAGCATATGATAGCAGAGCAGAGGAAACTGGTTGATAAGTCTGAATTAGCCAATATTAAAGAGATGCAATCCCACGGTTGCGAAATCAACGAGCTGACACCTGCTCAGAAGACACAATTTGTAAACGCCACAAAAAAAGTCAGGGATGCTTTCGTAACTGAATATGGCAAAAAGGGACAAACGATGCTTGACCTCGCCGCAAAATACAAGAAATAA